The Bacteroidota bacterium genomic interval CGATAACATCATCGGGTATGGTCTCCTGTTCGGATCCAACGGCCAGGCGGGACCCCTCAAAATCATGGCCGGCGGATTCCAGCATTATGACTACTGGGACAATAACATTTACCGGGTCAGCTCGCTCGGATTCGGAGGGGGAATAATATCTCAGCTACCGATCCTGACGAAATCCGTGATTGAATCGGCCGTTCATCTTGCCGTCATACCGCTCGCGGCGATCAGCTCGCCGTATGTCAGCATCGGCGACAGAGATTATGCGTTTGGCGGAGGGCTGCAGGCAAAATTAGAAAATATCGTCAATCTCGGATGGGGGAGCCTGACAACAGACTATTTCGTCTACTGGATTCACACCTATGTCGGGGCTGCGGGAGATAATCTGGTGGGCATCTTCAAGCCAAGGCTCGGGATTCAACTCTACAGGAACGTCAGCGTTGGATTTGAATACCTGGTCTATCAAAGAAAGGGAAATTTCGACAAGTATCCGGACTTTTATTCGTTACACACCGAACAAAAGGTCTATGTCATCCTGAATCTCGAAAATTTCGGAATTACGGAATAGTCCGGTGAAATTCGAATCCTTGAAGAAGGGATATCCGGCGGGGGCAGAGGGACGAGCGATAGTTGTACTGCTCGGTCTGATTCTTACGTGCGGATCTGCGCTCTACGCACAGAACAGCTACAATCTTTCCCGGTTTGGGGAGGAAACCGGCTTGTTCTTTACACAGCCTCTCCGTTGGGAGGGGTGTGATTGGCTCAAACTTGGTTTGATGGGAGCCGGCACATTTCTCGCAATGCAGGCCGACCAGCCCGTCCGCACCGCCGTCCAGGGAAATCTGCGATACTCGAATAGCGTTCCCATTGAGGCGGGCAGAATCTGGGGAGAATCTTACATGTCACCCACACTGGCGGTCGCATTTGAGGCGCATGGATTGCTGACCGGCAACAGCACGACGAAAAAGATTGGATTTGAGATCGGTCAGGCCATCATCTATTCTGCCGCACTCACCCAGATCCTCTCCAAATCTGTCGGCAGAGCGAGGCCGAATCAGAATTTGGGCAGGGCGGCGTATCAATCGTTTACTTTTTCCGGCGAGGATTATCATTCGCTTCCCGGCGGACATTCATCGGCTGCGTTTGTCCTCTCCACCGTTCTTTCGAAGAACGTTTCATCGGGCTTTTTAAAAGCATTGGTCTACCTTCCTGCAGTCGTCACCGTATTCGCCCGGGTGTATCAGGATTATCATTGGACATCGGACGATCTGCTCGGTGCGGGAATCGGTTATGTTGTAGCCGACTGGGTCGTCAATCAGCACGACCAGCAGGAAAGCCGGATTGAGCTTGCCTCGTTCTATCCGTTGACGATCAGAATAATCATCAACTGATTCGCATGACCCCTTCAACCGCCTTATCACATTGGACTTCTGCCCCGGGTTTCCTTCCCCGGACAGCGCGCATACACCGGGGGAGAGCTGCATTGGTACTTTCATTATTCTTTCTCTACTGTTCTCAGTCAGGCGTCTTCGCGCAGAACAAATACGATTTCACGCAGTTTGGCTCGGAAACGGGGACGTTTTTCACACAGCCGCTCCACTGGCAGGGGACCGATTGGCTGAAGTTCGGCTTGCTGGGTGCCTCCACAGTTCTTGCCATGGAGGCCGACCAGCCGGTACGGGACGCTGTCCTGAGAGACCAGAGATATTACTATAGCGCTCCGATCGTGGCAGGCCGGGTCTGGGGAGAAACCTATCTGCCGATTGCGCTCTTCGGCGGCTTCGCTCTCCACTCCCTTATAACGGATGACATGCGAACGAGGAAGATCGCCTACGAGATCGGCCAGGCGTCTCTCTATGCTGCGGCAATCACCTATACGATGAAATTCGTCTTTGGCCGGGCAAGACCGTACACGGGCGATGGCGCCGGCACTTACCACCAGTTTACACTCACCGACGACGGATTCCATTCGCTTTCCAGCGGACATGCAACCATCGCGTTTGTGATTTCCACGGTCCTCTCAAGAAACGTTCAACCGACGTGGCTGAAGATACTGGTCTACCTGCCCGCCGTCCTCACGCCGATCTCCCGGGTCTATCAGGATCAACACTGGGTATCGGACAATGTCCTCGGCGCGGCGGTCGGCTATTTTGTCGCCACCTGGGTTGTGGATCTTCATGAGCAGGGGGACAACCGGGTTGGGATATCTTCCGCTTTCCCGTTGACCGTCAGAATAATCATCAACTGAGGATCAGAGCAAGTAGTCGTTTCACCTCATCTCCACAGGTTTTGGGCCGGGATGATGGGCATGGAGGAACCCGATCCGATGCCGGTCGCCCGCCCCGGTATCTGCCGCAATAGAACAGAAATGACCCGTTCGGGTTATTTACCCTCTCGTCAGGAGTGAGTACCTTGATTGGAGCACCAATTGCCACTCAGGGGATTCGCTTCCATGCATTCACGAACTCGTTGCATTCTTCTTCTCACCGTTCTAGCCTGCTTCGCCTCCATCCGTCCCGCAAACGCGCAGGTCCTCACAAAAGCGACGGACCCGGCGAACCCTGTCGTAAACGATCAATACGAAAGCGGGGGAGGGTCATGGATCGACGTGGACCGCGACGGGTACCTTGACCTCTTCGTGGCGCATGGGAACCTCTCAAACCAGAACAACTCGCTCTACGTCAACGACCGGGCGGGGGGATTCAAGAAGATAACGACCGGCGCGATGGTCACCGACGGAGGCTCATCCATCGGCAGCACCTGGGGGGATTTCAACAACGACGGTAACCTAGACCTCTTCGTCACGAACCGGGGAAGCTTCGGCAATTTTCTCTACCTCGGAAACGGCGACACGACCTTTGTCAAGGTCA includes:
- a CDS encoding phosphatase PAP2 family protein; the protein is MKFESLKKGYPAGAEGRAIVVLLGLILTCGSALYAQNSYNLSRFGEETGLFFTQPLRWEGCDWLKLGLMGAGTFLAMQADQPVRTAVQGNLRYSNSVPIEAGRIWGESYMSPTLAVAFEAHGLLTGNSTTKKIGFEIGQAIIYSAALTQILSKSVGRARPNQNLGRAAYQSFTFSGEDYHSLPGGHSSAAFVLSTVLSKNVSSGFLKALVYLPAVVTVFARVYQDYHWTSDDLLGAGIGYVVADWVVNQHDQQESRIELASFYPLTIRIIIN
- a CDS encoding phosphatase PAP2 family protein, yielding MVLSLFFLYCSQSGVFAQNKYDFTQFGSETGTFFTQPLHWQGTDWLKFGLLGASTVLAMEADQPVRDAVLRDQRYYYSAPIVAGRVWGETYLPIALFGGFALHSLITDDMRTRKIAYEIGQASLYAAAITYTMKFVFGRARPYTGDGAGTYHQFTLTDDGFHSLSSGHATIAFVISTVLSRNVQPTWLKILVYLPAVLTPISRVYQDQHWVSDNVLGAAVGYFVATWVVDLHEQGDNRVGISSAFPLTVRIIIN